From Antechinus flavipes isolate AdamAnt ecotype Samford, QLD, Australia chromosome 1, AdamAnt_v2, whole genome shotgun sequence:
atatgttGACCACTAGCCTGTGAATAAAGGAGCCAAGACAACCAGTATACCATCTTAAGAGTTCAATATATACTGGGTTATCTATCAGATAGTCAATGGTTCTAAGTACCGGATTTTCACAGTGGCTACTACCAGAGTCCTAAGGCAGAAAAAGACAAGGAGATTGCTTTCATATGCTTgactggttttattttatatcacaaATAATGTCCAGGAAATGTGCTGATTTCTAGAGACTAATGGAGAAAATAGCTGGATAAACTAAATATCAGAATATCCTGAAGACATCATTGGCTTTGGAGTGTCTAAAGGAAAATGGCCTAAAGTTTTTCATCAGCAATTGTCAGTTTTGTTGAATTTCTTGTCAAGTTTGTAGATCATATCTCAAGGAGGGGTACGCACTcacaaagagaacataaaagtgCTCCTGATTTGTCCATGACCAAATAGCTTTTAAGATTGAAagaattttctaaaattggacAATTAATCCTTGATTTGTTAGAAACTATACTGCTATTGCTAAACCACTGAATGGCCTTGCTCAATGTTACTGAGCATGTTGTTCTTTGTCTTATCATAATGATGACACAATAGTGAAGCTGCATAGGGGGTGATTTACAACTATCTTGTGATATGTAAGTGAAGCTGATTTAGCAAGTAGAAACCTTAAAGGGCAGAGAAGAAATGTCAGTAAAGGTCAAAGACTTGCTTCAGTCAGGAAAAACAATTTCTTCCATGCATAGTGCTGATTCTGATAATCATAGGGCCATAGAGAAATCATATGGCCAGCAAGGAATTTTCTCAGAAAAGTATCTATATTTTTCTGGAGAAACTTGAATGGGGTATGGAACATTTACTATAATGGCAAATATCTGTGTTTTAAAGAGGGTATAGTAGAAAGTATAAAAGgtcctatttttatatttattcatatttatttttgttacattttaagttctaagCTATATCTTTCCCTCTATCCTCACCCCATACTAAAGAAGATCACTGTTTCACAGTGTATTTGTTttgcaaacacacatacacaaaaacacaTTCAATAAGTATTCTGTGGTTACAGCTCTTTCAACAGATCTTTTAGCCACCTCCACATGCATTCTGGAGCCAAGATGTTGTGGTTAATAAGACTATCTTTGATAGAGATTACACTATAGCTCTTTTAGTCTGTTATTAAGTTTCTTCTTACAACATCTTGTGCCTGAGCTCGAGTCCTGAACTAAGTTTCTAACTTCAAGGCTGCTTAGAATTCAATCTTTCATCTGTTAGAGGTGTTGTGATGAATACACTTCTCCCCAACAAGGAAAGAAACTACAGCTTAAATCAGCTTTCTTTGACGgaaatttgtttcaattttttcagtcaGGTTTCAGAGCTAAGTTATGAAGCTCTCTCCTCATCCAGGCTGAAGCAGAAGATACAGAAGCCTAGGATAAGGACAAGAATTTCAATTGGACTCCATGTAGAATTCTTTCAttaactacttttcttttttccaaacttTCTATTAACTGCTGAATTTGGAACCTCTCAGGATTGAACTGAACTGTCATTTACTGTCTCTGTTGAGACTCAGTTCAACTTTCACTTATTATTATGATTCATAAATTgaaagatggagaagagagatgggagaaggataatatttgttttgcttggacCTGGAGAACAGAATTAAGGTCAGGCAAGGAAAGATTTGGGGTTGATGTAATTTAAAAACCAACCAAAACTTAACTATTAGAAGTGTctaacaaaaggaaggaaggatttctttagaaagaaaaggctaggggcagctaagtggtgtagtggatagagcaccaaccctgaaatcaggaggatctgaattcaaatctggcctcagacacctagcagttcctatctgtgtgaccctgggcaagtcacttaaccccaattgccttagaaaaaagaaaaaaagaaaattatctttgcatgtatttagacatatgaaatactattaaaattaaaaaagaaaggagatgcTATTTGGATTATTTATTCTTCAGGTACATTTTAGGGTCCATAATCTCTAATATCCTTTATAAGTTAGCTCAATAATCAATGATCTATGAAGACATCAGAATACAGAGAAAATGGAGCCTGATCAAGAAGatctggatatataggtatataaaataaatatataagtcaaacaattactgataataaatcataaatttgaaacctccatattcagttacaaaaatacatacaatttacatctcaaatcacagtttaagaagctgggaacaTTTGTCAGGGCTGATGAATCAGAGTTTCTTATTTGGGTATGGGATGCCCTTTGATATCATCTCTTACTCTGGAATCTGCCAGCCTAATTCCAATCTATCTCTCAAGTTAATCATTATgattattcaaagaaagaaataattgtaGAACTGGAAGAACCTTACAGGTCAACCAGTTCAACTTCTTGTAATTAATACAGACGGATTCATTACTATGACTGATGTGCCTATGGTAAAGGCTAAAAAGCTCCAAAGACTGAGGTCCTAGAGTACATAGATCTTTTAGCTCCTTCTTGCCTCTTCCAAGAGACTAGGTTTGAAAACACAGATCCTTAACTTCTATCTCCTGCTTCCACCATGACTTTCTTGGCATAGGGACTCATACTGAATGTCAATATAGGAGGTGCAGAAGTGTTTTTTATTTAGAAGAATAACAGTAATGAGAGGGATGATTGGAAAGGAAGGCGGCCATCAGGTTTTCATGCCACCCAAGACCAGAGATAATGCCCATACATCAATTTTGAGGGTCTTCTTGGAGGTGTGTCTCAGAACTGGAAGAATGCTGCAATGGCTCCACTGTCAGCCACAGCCCATCCTCTGCTCTGAGGATGAGGTCTGCTTTCCTTCGGGGTTGACTCTGATGAGGGAGGATTCGAAATCGTAGCAAAGTAAGGGCCACCACAACCTTCATCTCAGACATGGCGAAGTTCTGGCCAATGCAGTTCCTGTTCAAAGTGGAGGAACCTTGAAGTAAATCTGCTTCTGAGCAGTTTCACCCCCTTCCTCACCCCACTGATGATGGGAtctctataacccaaagaggtgGGGTCTTGGAGCTGTGTAGCTGCCCATATTGAGCTAGAAGGATGAGGGTATCTCTCAAAGATTTAGATAGGCAGGTAGATGTTCTGGTCTTACCTGGGTCCAGCTGAGAAGGGCATAAATGCCAGGGGTGACATCTTTTGGGTATTTTGGGGATCAAAGCGGTATGGATCATAAACCTGGAGGTACAGAGACATGGTTGTAGAGGTTGGTAGGGTTTATCTCAAGATCACACCCACCCAAGGGCATTCTCTCAGAATGGGACCACAGTTAGATTAGACAGAATCTTCATCAGGATAAATAGCTATTACTTCTCAGATCTGCCATGAAAGATTTGCCTGGGGTGTTCTTACTTTTTGATCTTTCTGGGCTCATTTCCATCTCATACCAGTATTCCTAATCCCTAGCTTGGATTAGTCATTGTATAAGGGTTGGTGTTTGTACCTCAGGGTTGGGCCACACAGCTGGGTTGTGGTGAGTTCCATAGATGCTGATGAAGCATACATTTCCTAATAggtaaggagaaaagagaaggaataatataGTCCCCAAATTCTATACATACACTCATGAACATGATCCTCTAGTCTCTTTAGTATAGTGTGACCATCCTATGGTAAAACCCACCAGCTGCCATCTTTCGTCTTCCTTTTCTCCACTTTTCCCCACTCCTATTCTTTGACTCTGCCTCCTATTGCTATGTAGATTGAGTCAAGGCACCTTTGGGAATAATTCGACTATCAGGTAGTTTGATGTCCTTGGTGCATCGGCGTAACACAGAAGGAACTGGTGGGTGCAGCCTCAGGCTCTCCTTGATACACATGGTCAGGAAGGGCATCTGGGATAGATCATCCCTGAGAACAGAAGAACTGTCAGCTCACCCCCATAGATGGAAGAGGAGGACATACCCTTTCAATTCTTGGGTAAGAAGCAagggggatgggaaggaagaTGTTACCTTGAAGGGACTTATTAGAAGTTGGGACTTTTGTCATAGAAATTGAAGGATATTAACAAAAGTATGGATGAACAATGGAGGATGTGGAAGGGAGATTTAACACAGAAGATCTCCCTATGTTTTAACCTGGACAGTAGCTATGTTAAATTAAACTGAAAATAGACATGGTTTGGGGAACTtaactatctctctctcttaataTGTGGGAAGTTGTTCCAGTAAATGGAAGTCATCAACTTGTAACGATTAGTTTTAACTAAAGTGGGATGGGAACTGGAGGCTGTTGGGTGATAGTGTTAAAAAGTTAAGAAGATGGGAACTTGGATCCTTCCTCAGTCTCTTGCTAGGTATGTAACaatctctgtctccctcagtttctttatctataaaatagggattataagAGTTAATAATAGTGAGTATCTACTTTCCAGaattttatgaggatcaaagaagaaaacatttgtaaaatttaTGGTAAcattaaaaagctatataaatgctagtttttgCTATAATTTGGTTTTGGTTCATTTGGGAATGTCCTTGGCTGTGAATGGGGAAGGTAGAGATTTAGCCCCTTACTAAATCCATCATCAGGAAATCCTAACCCTGACCCCATGGTTCCAACCCCAGCCTCAGTGTGCATTAACCATTCAATCTCCTCTGGTTGACGACCTCTCAGGAGTTCTTCTAGCTCCTGGCGGCAGTGGTCCTGATGTTCTTGATGGTGGGCCAGGTTGTAGAGTACCCAGGAAATGCCACTTGCAGTTGTATCATGTCCtaggacagagggagaggaaaacaAACCCAGAGAGGTGGTGGGGAAATTAGAAACATTCCTTGCTAGACTGAGGCAGGAGAGGAAACATACACATGTGACTAGGCCAGTCATGATCAAAGAAGGGCTAATCATGACCCAACAAGGAATTAATCCCAATC
This genomic window contains:
- the LOC127545031 gene encoding cytochrome P450 4F3-like isoform X4 codes for the protein MHKKWRRLCAGGKKNLDMFEHISLMTLDSLQKCIFSHDSNCQEKPSPYISTILELSALSTKRLNDVFLHWDRLYFLTSEGRRYSQACRQVHDFTDTVIQARKKVLAEQGTETFLKNKGKGKTTDFIDVLLLAKDEDGKSLSDKDIRAEADTFMFEGHDTTASGISWVLYNLAHHQEHQDHCRQELEELLRGRQPEEIEWDDLSQMPFLTMCIKESLRLHPPVPSVLRRCTKDIKLPDSRIIPKGNVCFISIYGTHHNPAVWPNPEVYDPYRFDPQNTQKMSPLAFMPFSAGPRNCIGQNFAMSEMKVVVALTLLRFRILPHQSQPRRKADLILRAEDGLWLTVEPLQHSSSSETHLQEDPQN